From a region of the Paenibacillus sp. R14(2021) genome:
- a CDS encoding phosphoribosylanthranilate isomerase, whose translation MQPARVKICGLRDAATIREMNGLPLNEIGFIFAKSRRQVSPALGAELIAEARQLRGQDGNIPRTVGVFVNPTLEELEATLAVASLDVVQLHGEEPPVFCDTVRRKFGVNVWKVFSVTDNDVADAGSAGPDRLEPFSGCVDAFLIDTAGGGTGKTFAWQVIDRYMAAAAAIGVPLYVAGGLDPDNVQELLSEYSPNGVDVSSGVETEGTKDISKIKLFTERVRGV comes from the coding sequence GAACGGCCTGCCTCTCAATGAGATTGGATTCATATTCGCGAAGAGCCGGCGTCAAGTGTCGCCTGCGCTGGGTGCGGAGCTTATTGCCGAAGCTCGGCAGCTGCGCGGTCAAGACGGAAATATTCCACGAACGGTCGGGGTATTCGTCAATCCAACGCTCGAAGAGCTTGAAGCTACGCTGGCGGTTGCTTCGCTTGACGTCGTTCAGCTTCATGGCGAGGAGCCGCCGGTATTTTGCGATACGGTGCGCCGTAAATTCGGCGTGAATGTCTGGAAAGTATTCTCCGTGACGGATAACGATGTCGCGGATGCCGGATCGGCTGGGCCAGATCGGCTGGAACCGTTCAGCGGATGCGTAGATGCTTTTCTAATTGATACGGCTGGCGGGGGAACCGGCAAAACCTTTGCATGGCAGGTGATTGATCGGTACATGGCAGCGGCGGCGGCTATTGGCGTACCGCTCTATGTGGCTGGCGGCTTAGATCCGGATAATGTTCAGGAATTATTGTCCGAGTACTCACCTAACGGCGTCGATGTATCAAGCGGCGTGGAAACAGAAGGTACGAAAGATATCAGCAAGATCAAACTTTTTACGGAAAGGGTGAGAGGCGTATGA
- the trpB gene encoding tryptophan synthase subunit beta, with protein MNQLPDENGRFGKFGGRYVPETLMNALLELEEAYKHYSKDPAFNEEVRYLLTKYSGRPTSLYYAQRLSEQLGGARIYLKREDLNHTGAHKINNTIGQGVLAKRMGKTKIIAETGAGQHGVASATVAALLGLECKVFMGEEDMKRQELNVFRMKLLGAEVIPVMSGTRTLKDACNETLRYWVSHVDDTYYILGSVTGPHPYPMMVRDFQRIIGDESREQIQKEAGRLPDYVVAAVGGGSNGIGMFYPFIGDEHVQLIGVEAAGRGVDTDEHAATMTKGRHGVFQGSLSYVLQDEYGQVQPAHSISAGLDYPGIGPEHAYLKDSKRATYLPITDTEALEALQLLSRTEGIIPALESAHAIAQVQKLAPTLDKDQIIVVSLSGRGDKDVQAIMGYLEGGAGQHGH; from the coding sequence ATGAATCAATTACCGGACGAAAACGGGCGCTTCGGGAAATTCGGCGGACGTTATGTGCCCGAGACGCTCATGAACGCACTGCTGGAGTTGGAAGAAGCGTATAAACACTATTCGAAGGATCCGGCGTTTAACGAGGAAGTTCGTTACTTATTAACCAAATATTCGGGCCGCCCGACTTCTCTTTATTATGCACAACGCTTATCGGAGCAGCTCGGCGGAGCGCGAATTTACTTAAAGCGCGAGGATTTGAACCATACCGGCGCACATAAAATCAATAACACGATCGGTCAAGGCGTATTGGCGAAGCGTATGGGCAAAACCAAGATTATCGCTGAAACCGGGGCCGGTCAGCACGGCGTCGCTTCTGCCACCGTCGCTGCGCTGCTCGGCTTGGAGTGCAAAGTGTTCATGGGTGAAGAGGATATGAAGCGGCAGGAGCTTAATGTATTCCGTATGAAGCTGCTTGGTGCGGAGGTCATTCCGGTCATGTCAGGTACTCGTACATTGAAGGACGCCTGCAATGAAACGCTTCGTTATTGGGTCAGCCACGTTGACGATACGTATTACATTTTGGGTTCCGTTACGGGACCGCATCCTTATCCGATGATGGTTCGTGACTTCCAGCGGATCATCGGCGATGAGTCCAGGGAGCAGATTCAGAAGGAAGCCGGTCGTCTCCCAGACTATGTCGTAGCTGCAGTCGGCGGCGGAAGCAACGGAATCGGCATGTTCTACCCGTTCATCGGGGACGAGCATGTTCAGCTGATTGGCGTTGAAGCAGCCGGTCGGGGCGTCGATACGGACGAGCACGCGGCAACGATGACGAAAGGCCGCCATGGCGTGTTCCAAGGCTCGCTAAGCTACGTCCTTCAGGATGAATACGGCCAGGTTCAACCGGCGCATTCCATATCCGCAGGTTTGGATTATCCGGGTATCGGGCCCGAGCATGCCTACTTGAAAGATTCCAAGCGCGCGACCTACCTGCCGATTACGGATACGGAAGCTCTAGAAGCGCTGCAGCTGCTGTCGCGCACGGAAGGAATTATCCCGGCATTGGAATCCGCGCATGCCATTGCGCAAGTGCAGAAGCTCGCGCCAACGCTGGACAAAGACCAAATCATCGTCGTTAGCCTATCCGGCCGCGGCGACAAGGACGTTCAAGCCATTATGGGCTATCTCGAAGGAGGTGCAGGCCAGCATGGGCATTAA
- the trpA gene encoding tryptophan synthase subunit alpha: protein MNAIDASFQRLRAEGKTALIPFLTMGDPDLATSVEIIQTLEQAGADMIELGVPYSDPLADGPVIQRASERALGHGRVTLEDCIQVAENARQAGVKLPFILFTYYNPILQLGLQRFFKLVTAKGISGLIVPDLPIEEDAELREMAEQAGIHLIPLVAPTSNDRVVRIAAKARGFVYCVSSLGVTGVRADFHQGIDEFLSTVRGATDTPIAVGFGISSREQVERFSKQADGVIVGSAIVRKIEEVVPLLQSPSSKQEGLAQIHAFVSALKG from the coding sequence ATTAATGCGATCGATGCTTCGTTCCAACGGCTTCGCGCCGAAGGCAAAACTGCGCTTATACCGTTTCTGACAATGGGGGATCCCGACCTGGCAACCTCTGTCGAAATCATTCAAACACTCGAACAAGCGGGCGCGGATATGATTGAGCTGGGCGTACCGTATTCGGATCCGCTGGCTGACGGTCCGGTGATTCAGCGCGCTTCCGAGCGTGCGCTTGGCCATGGCCGCGTAACGCTTGAGGATTGTATCCAAGTGGCGGAGAACGCCCGTCAAGCCGGCGTCAAGCTGCCATTTATCCTGTTCACCTACTACAATCCTATTCTGCAGCTTGGCCTGCAGCGGTTCTTCAAGCTCGTCACGGCTAAGGGCATCAGCGGCCTTATCGTTCCGGATCTTCCAATCGAAGAGGATGCTGAGTTGAGAGAGATGGCCGAGCAGGCCGGCATTCATTTAATTCCGCTCGTGGCACCGACGTCCAACGACAGAGTCGTGCGCATTGCAGCGAAAGCCCGAGGCTTTGTGTACTGCGTGTCTTCACTTGGCGTAACGGGCGTCCGAGCGGATTTCCACCAAGGCATCGATGAATTTCTCTCTACGGTCCGCGGCGCGACCGACACGCCGATCGCGGTTGGCTTCGGCATCTCGAGCCGCGAGCAGGTCGAGCGCTTCAGCAAACAGGCCGACGGCGTTATCGTCGGAAGCGCCATCGTTCGCAAGATCGAAGAGGTTGTTCCGCTGCTGCAGTCGCCAAGCTCGAAACAAGAAGGACTTGCGCAAATTCATGCCTTTGTCAGCGCGTTGAAAGGCTAA
- the hisC gene encoding histidinol-phosphate transaminase, translated as MQPKQTIVNLPVYQPGKPIDEVKRELGLKDVIKLASNENPFGSSEHAKAAIKHELEQISIYPDSFSTELAGAVADYLSVERNQLIFGAGSDEVILMLARAFLSPGDETIMADETFSQYKHNAVIEGATTVEVPLKEGTHDLDAMLAKITDRTKIIWVCNPNNPTGTIVREDELAAFVRQVPDNIIVALDEAYYEYVTDEEYPDSLSLLKNFKNVILLRTFSKIYGLASLRIGYGVGHPDLIRMVNQVREPFNTTRFAQAAAVASLADTDFLNSCRARNAEGKAYLYGQFDRLGLRYYEAHGNFIMVDVKLESGKAFDGLLRRGIISRARWKHHPTYIRITIGSQEQNEAFVAALEAVLVEAAVLG; from the coding sequence ATGCAACCGAAACAAACTATTGTTAACCTGCCAGTCTATCAACCAGGCAAACCAATCGATGAAGTCAAGCGCGAACTGGGCTTGAAGGACGTCATTAAGCTGGCTTCTAACGAGAATCCGTTCGGATCCTCTGAGCATGCTAAGGCAGCGATTAAGCATGAATTGGAACAGATCAGCATCTATCCAGACAGCTTCAGCACGGAATTGGCGGGCGCCGTGGCTGATTATTTAAGCGTTGAACGTAACCAGCTCATCTTCGGCGCAGGCTCCGATGAAGTCATTCTCATGCTGGCTCGCGCGTTCCTGTCTCCAGGGGACGAAACGATCATGGCGGACGAAACATTCTCGCAGTATAAGCATAATGCCGTAATCGAAGGCGCAACGACCGTCGAAGTGCCGCTTAAGGAGGGCACGCACGACCTGGATGCGATGCTGGCGAAAATAACGGATCGTACCAAAATCATCTGGGTGTGCAATCCGAATAACCCGACGGGCACGATTGTTCGCGAAGACGAGCTGGCTGCCTTCGTTCGTCAAGTACCGGATAACATCATTGTTGCATTGGACGAGGCGTATTATGAATACGTTACAGATGAGGAATATCCCGACAGCCTGTCCTTGCTCAAGAATTTCAAGAACGTCATCCTGCTTCGTACATTCTCCAAAATATACGGCCTGGCATCGCTTCGCATCGGCTATGGCGTTGGCCACCCGGATTTGATTCGTATGGTCAATCAAGTGCGCGAGCCGTTCAATACAACCCGTTTTGCGCAAGCTGCGGCCGTGGCATCTCTTGCAGATACTGATTTCTTGAACAGCTGCCGCGCGCGTAACGCGGAAGGGAAAGCTTACCTGTACGGTCAATTCGACCGCCTGGGGCTCCGTTATTACGAAGCGCACGGCAACTTCATTATGGTCGACGTGAAGCTTGAGTCCGGTAAAGCCTTCGACGGCCTGCTGCGGAGAGGGATCATCTCTCGTGCGCGTTGGAAGCATCATCCGACTTATATTCGCATTACGATCGGCAGCCAGGAGCAGAACGAAGCATTTGTCGC